In one window of Campylobacter hepaticus DNA:
- a CDS encoding acetyl-CoA carboxylase biotin carboxylase subunit → MEIKSILIANRGEIALRALRTIKEMGKKAICVYSQADKDALYLKYADASICIGKARSSESYLNIPAIISAAEIAEADAIFPGYGFLSENQNFVEICAKHNIKFIGPSVEAMNLMSDKSKAKQVIQRAGVPVIPGSDGALAGVEAAKKLAKEIGYPVILKAAAGGGGRGMRVVDNEKDLEKAYWSAESEAMTAFGDGTMYMEKYIQNPRHIEVQIIGDSFGNIIHVGERDCSMQRRHQKLIEESPAILLDEKTRTRLHQTAIKAAKAIGYEGAGTFEFLVDKNLDFYFIEMNTRLQVEHCVSEMVSGIDIIEQMINVAQGYALPSQESIKLCGHSIECRITAEDSKTFLPSPGKITKYIPPAGRNVRMESHCYQDYNVPPYYDSMIGKLVVWAQDRNKAIAKMKVALDELLISGIKTTKEFHLSMMDNPDFINNNYDTNYLARH, encoded by the coding sequence ATGGAAATTAAAAGCATATTGATTGCTAATCGTGGGGAAATAGCACTTCGTGCTTTAAGAACGATTAAAGAAATGGGAAAAAAGGCAATTTGTGTGTATTCTCAAGCTGATAAAGATGCTCTTTATTTAAAGTATGCTGATGCGAGTATTTGTATAGGTAAGGCAAGAAGTTCTGAGAGTTATTTAAATATTCCAGCCATTATTAGTGCAGCTGAGATTGCAGAAGCAGATGCTATTTTTCCAGGTTATGGATTTTTAAGTGAAAATCAAAATTTTGTTGAAATTTGTGCAAAACACAATATTAAATTTATTGGTCCTTCAGTAGAGGCTATGAATTTAATGAGTGATAAATCAAAAGCTAAGCAAGTTATCCAAAGAGCAGGTGTACCTGTAATTCCAGGGAGTGATGGTGCTTTAGCAGGAGTTGAAGCAGCAAAAAAATTAGCTAAAGAAATTGGCTATCCTGTAATCTTAAAAGCCGCTGCAGGAGGCGGAGGTCGTGGTATGCGTGTAGTTGATAATGAAAAAGATCTTGAAAAAGCATATTGGTCTGCTGAAAGCGAGGCTATGACAGCTTTTGGTGATGGGACTATGTATATGGAAAAGTATATCCAAAATCCACGCCATATAGAAGTGCAAATTATAGGAGATAGTTTTGGCAATATTATTCATGTAGGCGAAAGAGATTGTTCTATGCAAAGGCGCCATCAAAAGCTTATTGAAGAATCTCCTGCAATTTTGCTTGATGAAAAAACCCGTACAAGACTTCATCAAACAGCCATTAAAGCTGCTAAAGCTATAGGTTATGAGGGTGCTGGTACTTTTGAGTTTTTGGTTGATAAAAATTTAGATTTTTATTTTATTGAAATGAATACGCGTTTGCAAGTTGAACATTGTGTAAGTGAAATGGTCAGTGGTATTGATATTATAGAGCAAATGATCAATGTTGCACAAGGTTATGCTTTACCTTCTCAAGAAAGTATTAAACTTTGTGGACATTCTATAGAGTGTAGGATCACAGCTGAAGATTCTAAGACTTTCTTGCCAAGTCCAGGTAAAATTACTAAATATATCCCACCAGCAGGACGCAATGTAAGAATGGAAAGTCATTGTTATCAAGATTATAATGTTCCTCCTTATTATGATTCTATGATAGGCAAACTTGTGGTTTGGGCTCAAGATCGTAATAAAGCTATTGCTAAGATGAAAGTAGCTTTAGATGAATTGCTTATAAGTGGGATTAAAACCACTAAAGAATTTCATCTTTCTATGATGGATAATCCCGATTTTATCAATAATAATTATGATACAAATTACCTTGCAAGACATTAA
- the gltX gene encoding glutamate--tRNA ligase → MHEKLITRFAPSPTGYLHIGGLRTALYNYLYARKKGGNFLLRIEDTDLQRNSKEAMQAIMQAFKWCALEFDGEVIYQSERFDIYKQYIKKLLDEGKAYYCYMSKEELDALRTKQEALKERPRYDGRYRDFKGTPPQNIDPVVRIKAPQSGEISFVDGVKGEIKFKVEDILDDFIIARSDGTPTYNFTVVIDDALMGVSDVIRGDDHLSNTPKQIVIYEALGFKIPRFFHVAMIHGEDGKKLSKRHGTTDVMEYKKMGILPQALLNFLVRLGWSHGDDEVFSIEELKKLFDPYHINKSASCYNFKKLEWLNAYYIKTLPFKEINSQLKELGFDLSIYEKAGFLLDLLRERAKTLHDIINGAKNIINAPEHYDENAVQKFINENNLKLLSIFAHELQDQKTSKEFEDFTNHFLEKQQAKLKDLAQAIRIALIGSAVSPSIFEVLEFLGVQECKKRIENFLKSRR, encoded by the coding sequence ATGCATGAAAAACTTATAACGCGTTTTGCTCCAAGTCCAACAGGATATTTGCACATAGGTGGGCTTAGAACCGCTTTGTATAATTATTTATACGCAAGAAAAAAAGGCGGGAATTTTTTACTTCGTATTGAGGATACGGATTTACAACGTAATTCTAAAGAAGCTATGCAAGCTATTATGCAAGCTTTTAAATGGTGTGCTTTGGAATTTGATGGGGAAGTAATTTATCAATCTGAACGTTTTGATATTTATAAACAATACATAAAAAAACTTTTAGATGAAGGCAAGGCTTATTATTGTTATATGAGCAAAGAAGAGCTTGATGCATTGCGTACTAAGCAAGAAGCACTTAAAGAGCGTCCAAGATATGATGGAAGATATAGAGATTTTAAGGGTACTCCTCCACAAAATATAGATCCTGTAGTACGCATAAAAGCTCCTCAAAGTGGCGAGATTAGTTTTGTGGATGGGGTTAAAGGTGAGATAAAATTTAAAGTTGAAGATATTTTAGATGATTTTATCATAGCGAGAAGTGATGGGACTCCAACTTATAATTTTACTGTTGTAATTGATGATGCTTTAATGGGTGTAAGTGATGTAATTCGAGGAGATGATCACCTTTCTAATACACCTAAGCAAATTGTAATTTATGAGGCATTAGGATTTAAAATTCCTCGCTTTTTTCATGTGGCTATGATACATGGAGAAGATGGTAAAAAACTTTCAAAAAGACATGGTACTACTGATGTTATGGAATATAAAAAAATGGGAATCTTGCCTCAGGCTTTATTGAATTTTCTTGTGCGTTTGGGCTGGAGTCATGGTGATGATGAGGTTTTTTCTATAGAAGAACTTAAAAAACTCTTTGATCCTTATCATATTAATAAAAGCGCTTCTTGTTATAATTTTAAAAAACTTGAATGGCTTAATGCTTATTATATTAAAACTTTGCCTTTTAAAGAGATCAATTCTCAGCTTAAAGAACTTGGTTTTGATTTATCTATTTATGAAAAAGCAGGATTTTTGCTTGATTTATTAAGAGAGCGTGCTAAAACCTTGCATGATATTATAAATGGCGCAAAAAATATTATAAATGCACCAGAACATTATGATGAAAATGCGGTCCAAAAATTTATTAATGAGAATAATTTAAAATTATTAAGTATTTTTGCTCACGAACTTCAAGATCAAAAAACCAGTAAAGAATTTGAAGATTTTACTAATCATTTTTTAGAAAAACAACAAGCAAAATTAAAAGATTTAGCACAAGCTATACGTATAGCTTTAATAGGTAGTGCTGTTAGCCCAAGTATTTTTGAAGTATTAGAATTTTTAGGTGTACAAGAGTGTAAAAAAAGAATAGAAAATTTTTTAAAATCGAGGAGATGA
- a CDS encoding malic enzyme-like NAD(P)-binding protein produces the protein MKLEEEALKYHLGGKIDIVPSKAMNTSYDLSLAYSPGVAQPCLEIAKDEELAYTYTNKANLVAVISDGSAVLGLGNIGAQASKPVMEGKACLFKKFANVNAYDIEINVHSVEEIVAFCKALAPTVGGINLEDIAAPKCFEIEAALQDLGIPVMHDDQHGTAIISTAGLMNAMEISGKKFKDIKVVVSGAGAAGIASARMYRNLGVENIILVDTKGVISKDRQDLTPQKLEFAIESKEKTLKEVLKGADVFLGLSAPKIFDDEMILSMAKNPVIFALANPIPEVMPEDVIRLRKDAIVGTGRSDYPNQINNVLGFPFIFRGALDVRASKITENMKVAAAKALAGLAKLELSAEVKKAYNLSALEFGKEYIIPKPFDERVKAAVSTAVAVAAIKDGVAKIKNFDEQTYFESLK, from the coding sequence ATGAAATTAGAAGAAGAGGCTTTAAAATATCATTTAGGCGGAAAGATTGATATTGTACCAAGTAAAGCAATGAATACAAGTTATGATTTATCTTTAGCTTATAGTCCAGGAGTTGCACAACCTTGCCTTGAAATAGCTAAAGACGAAGAACTTGCTTATACTTATACTAATAAAGCTAATCTTGTTGCTGTTATAAGTGATGGATCAGCAGTTTTAGGACTTGGTAATATAGGGGCTCAAGCTTCAAAACCTGTTATGGAAGGTAAGGCTTGTTTATTTAAAAAATTTGCTAATGTTAATGCGTATGATATAGAGATTAATGTTCATAGTGTAGAAGAAATTGTAGCTTTTTGTAAGGCTTTAGCCCCAACAGTGGGTGGGATAAATTTAGAAGATATTGCAGCACCAAAATGCTTTGAAATTGAAGCGGCTTTGCAAGATCTTGGAATTCCTGTAATGCATGATGATCAACATGGAACAGCTATTATTTCAACTGCAGGACTTATGAATGCTATGGAAATAAGTGGTAAAAAATTTAAAGATATAAAAGTAGTTGTAAGTGGTGCTGGTGCTGCGGGTATTGCAAGTGCTAGAATGTATAGGAATTTAGGCGTAGAAAATATTATTTTAGTAGATACTAAGGGTGTGATTTCTAAGGATAGACAAGATTTAACTCCTCAAAAACTTGAATTTGCTATAGAATCTAAAGAAAAAACCTTAAAAGAAGTACTTAAAGGAGCTGATGTTTTTTTAGGGCTTAGTGCTCCAAAAATTTTTGATGATGAAATGATTTTAAGTATGGCAAAAAATCCTGTAATCTTTGCTTTGGCAAATCCTATTCCTGAGGTTATGCCAGAAGATGTTATAAGACTTAGAAAAGATGCTATTGTAGGAACAGGAAGGAGTGATTATCCAAATCAAATCAATAATGTTTTAGGTTTTCCTTTTATTTTCCGTGGAGCTTTAGATGTACGTGCAAGCAAGATTACTGAAAATATGAAAGTGGCCGCTGCTAAAGCTTTAGCAGGTTTAGCTAAGTTAGAGCTTAGTGCTGAGGTAAAAAAAGCTTATAATCTTAGTGCTTTAGAATTTGGAAAAGAATATATCATACCAAAGCCTTTTGATGAAAGGGTTAAAGCAGCAGTTAGTACAGCTGTTGCAGTAGCAGCAATAAAAGATGGTGTTGCTAAGATAAAAAATTTTGATGAACAAACTTATTTTGAAAGTTTAAAATAA
- a CDS encoding TrkH family potassium uptake protein, whose product MKQFGLDRRTFKILLLGYIIIALFGSLLLYSNWAHKTPINFLDAFFTSTSAVSMTGLIVKNTALDFTLAGQIIILALVQIGGLGYMGIGLFVYILIRKKVGFNARNLLKESLLYPSMDGLFKFFKKVLLFIFIIELIGAILLTMRFALEMNFKKALWFGIFHSISAFNNSGFTIFDHGFTAYKHDITINLIMTSLIIIGGLGYFVLVELYFFQRKKLQTLSLHTKIVVVANLFLIISSTLIIFVFEYSNPHTIGNFSFFDKILSSYFTAINYRTAGFNTLDISYLHDASLFFGSLFMVIGGAPGGTAGGMKITTVMVLLLYTYWSIRDGRVRIFGHEIPRETISKAFIIAVGSAVYIVIAVILLSLLESKFDFIVLLFETSSAFATVGISVGNGENLSLCALFSNPSKIIIIIMMLSGRIGVFAFLLSVFKQDKAIHLKFPEGKVNL is encoded by the coding sequence TTGAAACAATTTGGATTAGATAGACGAACTTTTAAAATTTTATTGCTAGGTTATATTATTATTGCCTTATTTGGATCTTTACTTTTATATTCAAATTGGGCGCATAAAACCCCTATTAATTTTTTAGATGCATTTTTCACAAGCACTTCTGCTGTTAGCATGACAGGCTTAATAGTAAAAAATACTGCTCTTGATTTTACTTTAGCAGGACAAATCATCATTTTAGCCCTAGTGCAAATTGGTGGATTAGGATACATGGGTATAGGACTATTTGTTTACATACTCATACGAAAAAAAGTGGGTTTTAATGCAAGAAATTTGCTAAAAGAATCCTTATTATATCCCTCTATGGATGGCTTATTTAAATTCTTTAAAAAGGTTTTACTTTTTATTTTTATCATAGAATTAATAGGCGCCATACTCCTTACCATGCGCTTTGCATTAGAAATGAATTTTAAAAAAGCCCTATGGTTTGGAATCTTTCATTCTATTAGTGCTTTTAATAATTCAGGATTTACGATTTTTGACCATGGTTTTACAGCTTATAAACACGATATAACAATTAATTTAATTATGACTTCTTTAATTATTATTGGTGGGCTTGGTTATTTTGTTTTAGTTGAATTATATTTTTTTCAAAGAAAAAAATTACAAACTTTAAGCTTGCACACAAAAATCGTTGTTGTAGCAAACCTTTTTCTTATAATTTCTTCAACACTTATCATTTTTGTTTTTGAGTATTCTAATCCTCACACTATAGGAAATTTTTCCTTTTTTGATAAAATTTTAAGTTCTTATTTTACTGCTATTAATTACCGTACTGCTGGATTTAATACTTTAGATATAAGTTATTTACATGATGCAAGTTTATTTTTTGGGTCTTTATTTATGGTTATTGGCGGTGCACCGGGTGGGACTGCTGGAGGCATGAAAATAACTACAGTAATGGTTTTACTCCTTTATACTTACTGGAGCATTCGTGATGGAAGAGTAAGAATCTTTGGACACGAAATTCCAAGAGAAACCATATCAAAAGCTTTTATCATAGCAGTAGGATCGGCAGTTTATATAGTTATAGCTGTTATTTTACTTTCTTTATTAGAATCAAAATTTGACTTTATTGTCTTGCTTTTTGAAACCTCCTCAGCTTTTGCCACTGTAGGTATTTCAGTTGGAAACGGCGAAAATCTCTCTTTATGTGCACTTTTTAGCAATCCTAGTAAAATTATTATTATTATTATGATGCTAAGTGGAAGAATAGGTGTTTTTGCTTTTTTACTCTCAGTATTTAAGCAAGATAAAGCCATACACCTTAAATTCCCTGAAGGAAAAGTTAATTTATAA
- a CDS encoding MqnA/MqnD/SBP family protein: MIFGKIDYINLLPLHVYLKKYPLPNAYKASMEYKKGVPSKLNKDLFYRRIDAAIISSIESVRKKYKNLDLGICANKKVLSVLVEKNTLNSKDPSSASSNALAKVLKQNGRVIIGDKALQLYLKNPSRYIDLCEKWHEKTGLPFVFARFSCVQKKVLYEKIFKKFLKTKVKLPYYIMQNYAKTRNLDIKDLRYYLDEVIYYKISTKEKMALKRFIKYCKALN, translated from the coding sequence ATGATTTTTGGAAAAATTGATTATATTAATCTTTTGCCTTTACATGTTTATTTAAAAAAATATCCCTTGCCAAATGCTTATAAAGCAAGTATGGAATACAAAAAAGGTGTTCCAAGTAAGCTTAATAAGGATTTATTTTATAGAAGGATTGATGCGGCTATTATTTCAAGCATAGAAAGTGTGAGAAAAAAATATAAAAATTTAGATTTAGGTATTTGTGCGAATAAAAAAGTTTTAAGTGTTTTAGTAGAAAAAAATACATTAAATTCTAAAGATCCAAGTTCTGCAAGTTCAAATGCTTTAGCTAAAGTTTTAAAGCAAAATGGCAGAGTTATTATAGGTGATAAGGCTTTGCAACTTTATTTGAAAAATCCTTCCAGATATATAGATTTGTGTGAAAAATGGCATGAAAAAACAGGTTTGCCTTTTGTTTTTGCTAGATTTTCTTGTGTGCAAAAAAAAGTTTTGTATGAAAAGATTTTTAAAAAATTTTTAAAAACCAAGGTTAAACTTCCTTATTATATAATGCAAAATTATGCTAAAACAAGAAATTTAGACATAAAAGATTTAAGATATTATTTAGATGAGGTGATTTATTATAAAATTTCGACTAAGGAAAAAATGGCTTTAAAGCGTTTTATAAAATATTGTAAAGCCTTAAATTAG
- a CDS encoding potassium channel family protein yields the protein MKNLNYGIIGLGKFGSVVADELIAGGHTVIVADKDEETLKNIQNPPSYAYILDSTNILALKEAGFHDVEVVIVSIGENVEKSILTLMALKDIGVKNIIAKATSNIHGQILSKLGATKVIYPEKESAKRLVKEFLTKDTDYEVFDLSANTIRAIKINIDEKLAGNSLKHVAQNMKVISYKKLNSDWEILPDLETTTVYSGDVVILLGTVKELREFEH from the coding sequence ATGAAAAATCTCAATTATGGAATCATAGGACTTGGGAAATTTGGCTCAGTTGTTGCAGATGAACTTATTGCTGGTGGGCATACTGTTATTGTTGCGGATAAAGATGAAGAAACTTTAAAAAATATACAAAACCCTCCAAGCTATGCTTATATTTTAGACTCTACTAATATTTTAGCCTTAAAAGAAGCAGGATTTCATGATGTTGAAGTAGTTATAGTAAGCATAGGGGAAAATGTTGAAAAATCAATTCTTACTCTTATGGCACTTAAAGATATAGGTGTTAAAAATATTATTGCTAAAGCCACTTCAAATATTCATGGTCAAATTCTTTCTAAATTAGGTGCAACAAAAGTTATCTACCCTGAAAAAGAAAGTGCCAAAAGATTGGTAAAAGAATTTTTAACCAAAGATACTGATTATGAAGTTTTTGATCTTTCAGCTAATACCATACGTGCTATTAAAATCAATATAGATGAAAAACTAGCAGGAAATTCTTTAAAACATGTAGCACAAAATATGAAAGTAATTTCTTATAAAAAATTAAACAGTGATTGGGAAATACTTCCTGATTTAGAAACCACAACAGTTTATAGCGGAGATGTTGTTATACTGCTTGGAACAGTTAAAGAACTCAGAGAATTTGAACATTGA